The Pseudomonas sp. MPC6 nucleotide sequence CACCCAGGGAACCGTTGGTTTTGGCGTTGATTTATTAGCGTTTTATGGACTGAAACTTGATTCCGGTGGCAAGGTTGGTGATCCTAACTCCTCTCGTCAACCCGCACTCCTATTTCCCCGTGCATCCGATGAAAGTTCTGTCGACAATTTTTCCTGGGCTTATTTGAACCCAAAGATTCGCTTCTCGAAAACTCAGATAAGTTATGGCGCTCATCTACCGCGCATGCCGATTGTCCAAGCCTCTACTGGCAGCATTGCCCCCCAGTTATTTGAGGGCACAGTGGTTACGTCCAACGAAATCGAAGGCCTGACCCTGATGAGTGGGCTGTACGAGCACTCTAAAGGCCGCGCGTCTAGCGATGGCATTTCCATGTCCATTAGCGCCTCGTCACCTGCACGAGGCCCTGGTAATCCTTATAACCGAGCGGTCTACGGCGCGAATATGCCAGGCACACCACAAGACAGTAATCACTTCTGGTTCTTCGGCAGCGAGTACGCCCTGACCCCCGGCCTGACCCTGCGTTACTACTACGGCGAGCTGGAAGAGTTCTACCAGCAGCACATGATTGGGGCGTTGACACAAATGCCTCTCGGTGCAGGCAAACTGTCTGGCGACTTCCGGTATTACGACAGCTCTGGCAATGGCAAAAACAGCAGCTTTGCCGGACGCAAAGAGGGCTACCTCGCAAGCGGCTACTATGGCAATGGCGTCACTGTGGGTGAAGTCGATAATCGGCTGAGCAGCGCATTATTCAGCTACAAGTACGGTGCCCACACCTTCGGTTTCGGCTACCAATATACCGAAGGCAAAAGCGACTTCGTATGGCTGAACCAAGGTGATGGCAGCATTGCACCCATCACAAGTGATATTCAAGTTAACAAGTTCACTCGGGCTGGCGAGCGCACCACGCAAGTGCGTTACGGTTACGACTTTGTTGCTCTTGGCATACCTGGGCTGGAAGCAAACTGGATCTATCTGAAAGGGCGAAATGCCCGCTCAGTTCAAGGGCCGAAAGAGGAAAATGTGCAAATCGTTTCGCTGAATTACGCAATTCAAAGCGGAGCGCTCAAGGGACTCGCCTTTCGCTTCGATAAAGGCATTCTCCACAGTGATGTGCCTGGTGTACGCGATATGACCGAAACGCGCCTGATCACCGAATACAGCATTCCACTGTTCTAGCACTGTTTACATTGGGCAACGCTGCCGCAACTCGAAGGGCTCTGGTCCCGCAATAATTACAATTCAGGAGATGTCCCATGCCTAACAAACCGTTGCCCCTTCTACACAATACCTGGTGGTCAAGGATCGAGCCTTGGTGGATGGTAGGGGTACTGTTGTTATTTTACGTGATTTCGATTCTGGATCGCCTGGTCATCAATATGCTGGTGATTCCGATTCAGAAGGATCTGGGCCTGACCGACTTTCAGATCAGCCTGTTGCTGGGTCCTGCATTCGCGATCTGCTTTGGCCTGTGCGGCTATCCATTGGGCTGGGCAACGGATCGCTTTTCCCGCCGTCGCGTCATATTCGGCGGTATCGTGTTCTGGTCCATAGCCACCTTGGCAACCGGCCTGGCGAAGTCGTTCCCGATGTTGTTTGCAGCACGCATGGGCGTTGGGGCCGGTGAAGCCGGTCTGCAACCTGCAGCCTACTCACTGATTGCAGATAAGTTTCCGAAAGAGCGCATGACTACGGCTCTATCAATTTTCGGCATGGGGCCAAAAGTCGGTACTGCGCTGGCCTTCGCCGTGGGTGGCTGGGTAATAGCCTACTCTGCCGCCCATGAGGGCCTGGTACTGCCGCTGATTGGTGAAGTCAACTCATGGCGGCTTGCCATGATCTTGATTGGCACTCCGGGCATCTTGTTAGCGCTTCTTGCCTTCAGCTTTTCCGAGCCATCACGCAAAAATCACGTAAAACCAGCGGCTTCCGATGTCAGCGTATTTGCCTATATGGGTCAAAACAAACCGCTGTTCGTTAGCCTGTTGCTGGGTTTTGCCTGTGCTGCTGTGGCTGCTGCGAGCCTGGTCAGTTGGGTACCAACGTACATCACCCGCGAGTTCGGGTGGACGCCGAAGGAATATGCGCCAATCATGGGCGTGGTCAACGTCATTAGCGCTTCGAGTATCATATTTAAAGGTATCATTATCGATTGGCTGTACAAGCGCGGCATCCGCGATGCTCACGTACGTTTCTATACCTGGTTACTGGCTATCACTCCGCCGCTGGCCATCCTGGCTTTCAGCGTTTCCAGCCCTTACTGGTTCATGGGCGTGTATGCTGTGGTCGATGTCGTGCTGGTTTCCTTCCTGCTTTACATCGCCGCGACCGTACAGCTGCTAGTACCCAACCGCATGCGCGGACAGACTACGGCGATTTTCATGTTCGTCACGGCAACGATCGCCGCAGGGATTGCCCCAACCATCGTCGCGTCCCTCACTGACTTCCTGTTCCAAGACCAAAAGCAGTTGGGCAAGTCGCTTATGCTGGTGACCACCACTGCCAGTCTGGTGGCTTTCATTGTCCTACGGTACTCGCTGCGACACCTGCGACCTGCGCTGGAACGACAGGACCTGGCTCAGCGCCAATCGGAATCCTCGAACTCACAACTTAACCCGGCCTGAAGGCCGCCCAGGTCGCCGACGCCCCCTCGGCATTGCCCAGGGGCGTTTTGCTTACATTGTAGTTGTGACTTGGGCAACGGTATGATGCCCCATGGATCGATTACCCTCTCTAAACGCCATCCGCAGTTTTGTGGCAGCTGCACGCTCACAAAGCTTCACTGCCGCCGCGCAGGAGCTGCATGTCACCCAAGGTGCGGTTAGTCGCATGGTGCAGGCGCTAGAACTTGAGTTGGGTATCCAGTTGTTCAACCGCAACGGACGTTTTATTACTCTCACCCAAGCTGGACAGACTTATTACCAAGAGGTGAGTCTGGCATTGCAGCGAATCTCCGACGCCACTCGCAAAATCCGCCAGGAAGAAGCAGGGCAGGCACTGCAGCTAGTGGTGAACTCAGGATTCGCCATACGCTGGCTCATGCCACGCCTGCCTGCTTTTCAACAGCAATACCCTAATATTGAAGTGCACATCCTGGGTGGCGAGACCGACACGGCCAATACAACCGACAATGCTCAACTGATTATTCGTTACGGTAACGGCGTCTGGCCGGGGATGAATGCAGATGCACTGCCGGTAGGAACCTTAATGGGTGTGATCTGCTCACCTCAGCTTAAAGCCTCCCGCGAGCTCAACCGCCCGGCGGATCTGCTACAGGGACCGCTGCTCACTCACACTGCAACTGCACGGAGCGGATTTTGGGGAGACTATTTTGCATCCTTCGGCCTGCCCCAGCCTCAGCTGGATTTGGCTCCCCGCTTCTATCAGCTGTTGCTATTGGCTGAAGCAGCCATGGGCGGGTTGGGTTTTGCCTTGGTGCCGTTATTTCTGTTCCAGCCCGAGCTTGAAAGTGGGCGCTTGGTTAAGGCTATCCCCCACACCTTCACATCAACCCGTGGTTATTACGCCACTTATCCTCCCGGCGCCGATCACGACCTTAAGGTCAATGTGTTCAAGCGCTGGCTAATGCAGCAAGCCGAACAGTCTCGCCTGCATACCGAAGCGCTATGGCGCTATCCTGAGCAGTAAGATGGCCTGAAATCGAGGACCGAAGAGCAAGAACAGAAAAGGCCCTGGAAAGGGCCTTTTAATACAATCGCAACTGAACGCGACCGCAAATGCCTCAATGCCCCAATAGCTTTTGCAGTACTCTACTGGCCGCCGCAATATCGGCATCCGAAACACCTGCCAGTTGCTCTGCGGTGAACTCCTTGGCTCGAGCAGTCAACGCCTGACGCTTCTGTAAACCTGACTCAGTAAGCGAATAATCGCCGCTGTTGAGCTGAACGAAGCCCTGATTTTTCAACTCATTCAATGCATCTTCGATCGCGCCTCGGCCAAGCAGTGAGTCATGCTCCAGCGAATCGATCGTCGCCGCGCCCTGCGCCAGATGGCTAAGCACCCGAGAGGTCGCCATCGTGACCCCAAGTGCTTGCCTATGCGCCTGGAAGAGCCGCGACATATGCTGGCTGGTACTGGTCAGCAGACTGGTAAACAGTGGATCTTCAAGGGTAGGTTTCGAGGTTGCACCCTTTTGTACACCGACGGCCACTTGTGGATGATTCTGCGTAACGGCGTACTGCCCTTGAGAAAAAACCAAGGGCTCACCGGCAAAACGCGCGTAATGCTCGACTTGCCCCACCAGGATCCAGTGATCACCACCTTCGTAGACCTTGGCCAAACGGCATTGCAAGTGGGCGATGGCGCCTTTGATCAGCGGAGCCCCTGCGGCATCCGGCAACCATTGCACCAGCTTGAAACGATCCTCATGACCGGAGCCAAACAGCTGAGATACCTCCACTTGGTCCGCCGCCAGGACGCTAATAGCGAAGTGACTGGCCTCGATAAAAGTGGCAGCACTGGCGGATTCACAGCGGATTGACCACAACACCAATGCAGGATCGAGAGACACGGCTGCGAAAGAATTGACGGCCATCCCGACCCGCTTATCGCCCTGCTGGGCAGTAATGATCGATACGCCTGTGGGATACTGGCCCAAGCAGCGTCGGAAGGCCCGACCATCGATGAGAGGATCACCCTGTTCAAGCAAGCTTGAATCATCCTCGTACATGTTTGAATTTGTCATCTGTATACCCTAGCTCTGCTCAGAGCCGATTCATTTAATTTAGGTAGTTGACGCCTACGCACGAGACGAGCGATGTCAACGAGGAGGCGCCCTGTTCGGCGCCCCCAATTAGGCTGAGCTACTTGTAGTAGGCGAGAGTACCGAAATCACTGAATGGAGCGGGCTCCATACCAAACATGGTCTTGATGTACTGACCGGCAGCCAATTCACGTCCGGCGGAGCCATGGTTACGAGCCGCCATCAGATCGCGGAAAACCTGCTGCAAAATGTTGTCCGAGGCAGATGCCGCCGCGCCAGCGATCGGCCACAGTGAAGCAATGCTTTCAAAACAGGTGGCATTCCCATCCGCCGATTCGAAGCGCACGCGCATTCGATCCAAAGGGGTCGACACTTCGCCTTGGCACGCCGTGTCGAACAAGGTCTTCCAATTGTTCAGATGACGCTCACGCACACCGCCAACCTTGGTCAATACATCGGCCAACTTCAAATGTAGGAACGGATTCTGCGCAATTGGCGCGCCTGTGCCCTGACGGGTAAGACGGACTCGGGACTGCTCGATAAAGGTATTGATGCCGCACATTGCAGTGCCAATTACGGTGTTGGTCGCAGTTGAGTTGAAAATTCCGAGAAATGACATCCAGTACAGCGGACGGTTGTTGACCTCCCAACCAGGGTTGGCGTCGTTGTACGTATCGACTAGCTCATGGATACGGTAGCTTGGTACAAATACATCCCTCAATGTAACGGCCTTGCTGCCTGTACCTTTCAAGCCTGATACATCCCAGCTTCCGTGATCGATACTGACGTCGCTAACCGGCACTACAAAATTACGCGCAGCTCCGCCGAGAATGACCCACTGAGCATGGTCCACACCACTGGAAAAAGTCCAGGTTCCATTGAGCAGGTAACCGCCTTCTACCTTTTCAGGCCTACCAATTGGAGCATAGGAACTCGAAGCACGAGTGTCCGGACCGTTGGCCCAGAATTCGTCCTGCATGCGCTTATCCATCAAGGCAATTTCGAATGCATGGCAGTTCAGTTGGCCGGCGATCCAAGCAGCCGAACTGTCAGCTTCACCAACCTTCATGATGCCTTCGAAGAACGATGCTGGGTCAATTTCCAGGCCTCCGTACTGCATTGGAGTAAATGTACGGAACACTCCCGCATCGACCATGGCTTGAACTGTGGCATCAGGTACGCGCCCTAATGATTCGGACTCGAAACGTCTTTGTCGTATCGCTGGAACCGCCTCATCGACAGCTTTGATAAACGCCTTACCTGCATTCAAGGCGCGCTCGCGATAGTCATACCAGCACGCCTTGCGAACATTAGAAGAATCGGAAACTGGCAGTTGAAGATTCGCTGATGTGGGCATGAAGCTGTACCTCAGGTTGTTTTTGTATGCGCAGAATTTATGCGCAGCACCCGAGCCTTCTCAAACCATATTTATGAACTGTCCATGAGGTGAAGTCATGCTGGTCCGGAAGTGCATACACGACGAGTCGAAACCAAGTTGATTGCCACCTGTAGCGTGGGGCTGCAATGGAACGTTCGTAGCGTGAGCACATGTGTTGCGGTGTCGCGGAGATCCGCCGCGCCACATCACGCACCCCTTCGTGGACGCTAAGGGCGATTTTCCGGAACGAAGTATTCGGGAAACAAGCGCTCTTTCATCGAGCATTCAGCGCAGTCGATCTGCCGTGATCGAAAGAGGATGGTGTCGACTTTCGTGACATGTGAGCGCCGGTTCTTGCAAGCACGCCTCTCGCTGCGAAGGGCATATTCAGTGGGGCAGCGATACTCCTGCTTCTCTTCGTTCTATTGAAAATCGCTACTCGATAGACTGTTATTCTCGCGCTCGATTTTCCCTAACTATCACATGTGGCTCGGAATCTTTTTCGTCCACCATCCAGGCAACACCGGCGCGGTCCCATAAGCAGTATCTTCTCGATAAAATCTACCGATTGCCAGTTGTCGCTACCGACAGCTACTGAAAACTCTCTCTCGATCATGATGCTGGTCGAATCAAATACAATCGGGCGGTCCGCTGGAGAATAACTTCGCACGGCATTCCAATTGGTATTCCAACCAAAAATAGAAACAGTTATTGATGTTACATATCAATAATTTACCAAACCGATTCAAATTACCCCGGCCCACCAGATTTGACGGTGGGGTCATCGCTGGATCGCACGGGTGGTTTGGGAGTGAGGCTTTTCAAGCACACCGTGACCCTGGATGAACTACAGCAGATCTAGTGTCGGGATGCTTGGCGCTACCCTCTCTATGCTGCTGTCTCATCTGCATGGACAACGTCACCGAACAGAAGCATTGAGGAAGATGTACATGATTGCCCGTATTTCAGCCGCCTTCGCCGTTATGGTTTCTTTGGTTGCCCATGCCAACGCTGGGGTCGCACCTCGTGTCGAAATCGCCTTCAATAACGGCGCCGAAACCGTGACGGCTAACCATTCCATCAAAGAACCGCTCGCAGCGCAGCACCTGTCATCGAGACTTGTCGATGATGCCAAGAACAGCATCCAGCCGTTCGACCAAACGCTCAAATTGCAGGGCATTCGTTTTCATGTGACGACGGCGTTGATCGATGGAAATCCCGTGCTCTACATCACACCCCAAGGGCTGGAAATCGATAATTCGAAGTTGACTCACCCACTCACCGGCAACATCGTTCGGGCGCAGGTCGCGGACCTTGATAGCGACGGTTCACCCGAGATTTACGTCTTCGTCAGATCATCGGGGCGTGGGATGGCGGGTGAGCTCATTGCCTACTCCGCTAACCGCAAGAAATCGCTCAGCACGATTTATCTGCCACCTGTCAGTGACAACCCGAAAATTGCAGAGGGTTACCAAGGCGAGGATGAGTTTGCTGTGACGGAAAATTCGTTGGTGCGGCAGTTTCCGATTTATGACGGTGCTGACGCCGAGGCTGGGCGGACGGGAAAAATTCGGCAGGTTCAATACAGGTTGATCCCAGGGGAAGCTGGGTGGCTGGAGGGTGTCCCTGATTTTGTGTAAACGGGATTTCTATTAAACCGTTAACAGCCGGTCTTCAAACTGGATATTGAAGCGATTCAACGCCGCTTTCCAGTCCCGGATCGGCATCGTCCACTTCTTGCTGATGTTGTTCAGCGCCAGGTAAAACAGCTTCATCACCGCCTCGTCAGTGGGAAATGACGCACGGGTTTTGATCACTTTGCGCAGGCTCATGTTGATCGATTCGATGGCGTTGGTGGTGTAAATCACCTTGCGGATCTCGGCTGGATAGTCAAAAAACGGGATGACTCGAGCCCAGTTTCGACGCCACGACAGGCTGATCGACTGGTACTCGGCGTCCCACTTGGCTTCAAATTCGCAGAGCCGTTGCTCGGCCAATTCGGCGGTGGCCGAGGTGTAAATCAGCTTGAGATCAGCCGCGACTTCCTTCTGCCGTTTCCACGATACGAAGTTCAAACTGTTGCGCACCATGTGCACGATGCACAGCTGAACGACGGCTTTCGGGTAAACCGTTTCAATCGCCTCTGGGAAGCCTTTGAGGCCGTCCACGCAGGCAATGAAGATGTCCTGCACGCCCCGATTCTTGAGTTCGGTTACCACTTGCAGCCAGAATTTGGCGCCTTCGGTTTGCGCGATCCACAAGCCCAGCACTTCCTTGTGACCCGCCATATTGACGCCGATGGCCAGGTAAACCGCCTTGTTGCGCACGGCGCCGGCATCGCGCACTTTGACGTGAATGCAGTCCAGGTAGAGGATCGGGTACAGCGCGTCCAGCGGTCGGGCCTGCCAGAGCTTGACCTCATCACTCACCGCGTCGGTAATGGCCGAGATCAGGCTGGGAGAGACCTCTGTGCCGTACATTTCCTGCAAGTGCGCCTGAATTTCTCTGACACTCAAACCGCGAGCGTAGAGAGAAATAACTTTGTCATCGAAGCCCGTCCAGCGGGTTTGATGCTTGGCCACCAGCTGCGGCTCGAAAGACGCCTGCCGGTCGCGAGGGATGTCGAGCGGCAGTTTGCCGAAGTCGCCCTTCAGGGTTTTACCGCTGTGACCGTTGCGCGCATTGGCGGCGGTGTTGGTGATTGCTGCGCTTTTGTCGTGCCCCAGGTGTTCGGTCATCTCAGTTTCAAGGGCCCGCTCGACCAGCATCTTGGTGAGCTGTTTGAGCAGGCCATTTTCACCGATAAGATCTTCGGGCTTTTTGTAATTGGCCAGCAGACTGTCGGCCAGTTTAACCAGTTCAGGATCAGGCTTGACTCGTTTGGCTCGCTTGGGTTTTGGCTCGGTCATTGGATTTCCTTGGGGTAGGCAGTCTCCTGCCAAATGACCGTTTACACAAAACTAATTACACCCTCGGTGGCTGTTGAGAGTTTTTCAGGTGACGGATACTGAGGCAATCTTTTGAAGGAGAAAGTCACTCTCCGTCCTAGGAAATTTCCTGCAAGACGCGTCGCCTTCCATGAACTAGCGAACTCTGCCCGTCATAGATAGCCTTCAGGTGTCGCTGCAAATCAGCGATCGGCTTTGACAGGCTGAAAACCGGAACCTTCCACTCTACCTAATAAAACGGCATGCTTGCGCGCGTGCAGTTTTTTCATGGCGGCTGTGCGTGGGGCATCTTTGGATGCACCGGTTTCCTGTGTTTCCGGTCTGTCAACCTGCGTACAGCTGCCACCCTCCCTGTTTGACAGCAGGGGAATGGTAGTTCCTATGACAAACCAGGAATTAGACCATGAAAAAACACAGCCCCAATCCACCGGACTCCTCGCCGGATTTGGCAACAGATACCCCCGATTTATCCAAGCTCTCCGAAGTCACTGAACCCCTCGTAAGCGCTCGCCTGCGCAACCCACGCCTCCCCGATCCCGTCAGCCACGTCTTCACCATCCTCCCCGACATCGACACCCCCTCCCTGCTCGCTCACGCCTGCGAAACCCTGGCCTCGCTCAACGTCATGAGCACGGACCTTGCCTGCGATCTGGAAAGCTCTCGCCGCAACGTAGCGCTGGCGATCCAGCAACTGGCGGTGGTGGCCGAACTGTTGGTAAACCGGGCGCTGGACAACCTGGACCCACCCGATGGATTGCCAGAGAACCCGTCCGCCAGCCACCCTTGAGTGGCCGCGCGCCTTTGTTACCGACTGGAGGTTTTTGTCATGGCTCGATACATGCCGGTCACCGGCATCGATTGCAGCATTGCGGTGCTGTTGATCGACACCGAAGCGCCACTGGACGTATTGCACGAAACCGCGGCCTACCGCATCCGCACGGCAACCCAATTGCTGGAGAGCTTCGCTGCAAACGAAAATGTTCACAGTGAACTGGCGCGGGTGTTGGTCACTTCACTGCGCGACGGCTGCGATTTGTTGGACGTCGTCGGGCGGCGATTGCAGGCGCAGGTTTTGATGTAGAAAGAAAATGGGCGATCGCTGAGGTCGCCCATTTTTAGACTGTCATCCAACGCGGCTTCATGCACAACGACTCAACAGAAGGTTTCACTTTATGTAACTTTCTGTGGAGTCCGCCTCCTCACATTCATTCAGAAGAGCTCCGCAAGTTCTTCAAGGGTCGGCATGGCCGCTGGTATAACCGTGAGCTCACAATCCAAAGCGCCTAATACACGTGCATACGCCACCATGCTCACGCATAGAGCACCTTTTTCCACAGCAATGATTTTTTGCCGCGTCAACCCTGCGAGCTTTGCCTGGGTGTAGCCACGATTGATACGCTTTTCACGTATGTGTTTACCCAGCCGCCAGGCCAGTAGGCTGTAGTCCATGTTCAGTTACCGTGACATTTATCGTCAGATGTAACGAATACATAACATCGAAGCAATTCTAAGCACTCTCCCGCTTCAGAAGACGCATCGCGCAGATGAATTTTTCTTCACCCCACCGCCCCTCTCCAACCGGTACATTGCACTCGCTCTTCAAGAAACTACGGTTTGCCCGCCCTCCCGCGGGCTTTTTTTTGCCTTTTGAACGGTCAGCTTCATTCAGTCATCCAATAACCGCCCTCCTCTGACGCATTCCCCTCCCAATACCCTTATTGGGTGTACCATCGAAAACTGTCAATCAGATATCAGTTAGCCATGTCCACGCTAAGCGAAGAGAGCAGTCAGATCGTAGCTTCTCTGACGCACCGTGTTGGCCCCAACGCTGACGTTTCAGCCACAGCCGATGCCCTGTTTTTCGGTGAAGTGTTGCTGACTACTTTCTACCAGCTGCTGACTACCCTGATCGGGCCCTCGCTCACCGCACGTTTGCTTCGTGGCGGGTGGGATCATGAATGAGGCTAACAGCAAGAACGAGCAAGCAATGGCCACTGCCGCTCGCGAATTGTTCCTGCTCGGCCAGAAAACCGTC carries:
- a CDS encoding OprD family outer membrane porin encodes the protein MSSTKPSLGRVLLFASMNAAPLLCATTQVVAAQGFLEDSKATLRMRNLYYDNDFRSGPGVSRLTEWGQGFALNAQSGFTQGTVGFGVDLLAFYGLKLDSGGKVGDPNSSRQPALLFPRASDESSVDNFSWAYLNPKIRFSKTQISYGAHLPRMPIVQASTGSIAPQLFEGTVVTSNEIEGLTLMSGLYEHSKGRASSDGISMSISASSPARGPGNPYNRAVYGANMPGTPQDSNHFWFFGSEYALTPGLTLRYYYGELEEFYQQHMIGALTQMPLGAGKLSGDFRYYDSSGNGKNSSFAGRKEGYLASGYYGNGVTVGEVDNRLSSALFSYKYGAHTFGFGYQYTEGKSDFVWLNQGDGSIAPITSDIQVNKFTRAGERTTQVRYGYDFVALGIPGLEANWIYLKGRNARSVQGPKEENVQIVSLNYAIQSGALKGLAFRFDKGILHSDVPGVRDMTETRLITEYSIPLF
- a CDS encoding MFS transporter; this translates as MPNKPLPLLHNTWWSRIEPWWMVGVLLLFYVISILDRLVINMLVIPIQKDLGLTDFQISLLLGPAFAICFGLCGYPLGWATDRFSRRRVIFGGIVFWSIATLATGLAKSFPMLFAARMGVGAGEAGLQPAAYSLIADKFPKERMTTALSIFGMGPKVGTALAFAVGGWVIAYSAAHEGLVLPLIGEVNSWRLAMILIGTPGILLALLAFSFSEPSRKNHVKPAASDVSVFAYMGQNKPLFVSLLLGFACAAVAAASLVSWVPTYITREFGWTPKEYAPIMGVVNVISASSIIFKGIIIDWLYKRGIRDAHVRFYTWLLAITPPLAILAFSVSSPYWFMGVYAVVDVVLVSFLLYIAATVQLLVPNRMRGQTTAIFMFVTATIAAGIAPTIVASLTDFLFQDQKQLGKSLMLVTTTASLVAFIVLRYSLRHLRPALERQDLAQRQSESSNSQLNPA
- a CDS encoding LysR substrate-binding domain-containing protein, translated to MDRLPSLNAIRSFVAAARSQSFTAAAQELHVTQGAVSRMVQALELELGIQLFNRNGRFITLTQAGQTYYQEVSLALQRISDATRKIRQEEAGQALQLVVNSGFAIRWLMPRLPAFQQQYPNIEVHILGGETDTANTTDNAQLIIRYGNGVWPGMNADALPVGTLMGVICSPQLKASRELNRPADLLQGPLLTHTATARSGFWGDYFASFGLPQPQLDLAPRFYQLLLLAEAAMGGLGFALVPLFLFQPELESGRLVKAIPHTFTSTRGYYATYPPGADHDLKVNVFKRWLMQQAEQSRLHTEALWRYPEQ
- a CDS encoding flavin reductase; protein product: MTNSNMYEDDSSLLEQGDPLIDGRAFRRCLGQYPTGVSIITAQQGDKRVGMAVNSFAAVSLDPALVLWSIRCESASAATFIEASHFAISVLAADQVEVSQLFGSGHEDRFKLVQWLPDAAGAPLIKGAIAHLQCRLAKVYEGGDHWILVGQVEHYARFAGEPLVFSQGQYAVTQNHPQVAVGVQKGATSKPTLEDPLFTSLLTSTSQHMSRLFQAHRQALGVTMATSRVLSHLAQGAATIDSLEHDSLLGRGAIEDALNELKNQGFVQLNSGDYSLTESGLQKRQALTARAKEFTAEQLAGVSDADIAAASRVLQKLLGH
- a CDS encoding acyl-CoA dehydrogenase — translated: MPTSANLQLPVSDSSNVRKACWYDYRERALNAGKAFIKAVDEAVPAIRQRRFESESLGRVPDATVQAMVDAGVFRTFTPMQYGGLEIDPASFFEGIMKVGEADSSAAWIAGQLNCHAFEIALMDKRMQDEFWANGPDTRASSSYAPIGRPEKVEGGYLLNGTWTFSSGVDHAQWVILGGAARNFVVPVSDVSIDHGSWDVSGLKGTGSKAVTLRDVFVPSYRIHELVDTYNDANPGWEVNNRPLYWMSFLGIFNSTATNTVIGTAMCGINTFIEQSRVRLTRQGTGAPIAQNPFLHLKLADVLTKVGGVRERHLNNWKTLFDTACQGEVSTPLDRMRVRFESADGNATCFESIASLWPIAGAAASASDNILQQVFRDLMAARNHGSAGRELAAGQYIKTMFGMEPAPFSDFGTLAYYK
- a CDS encoding IS256 family transposase, with amino-acid sequence MTEPKPKRAKRVKPDPELVKLADSLLANYKKPEDLIGENGLLKQLTKMLVERALETEMTEHLGHDKSAAITNTAANARNGHSGKTLKGDFGKLPLDIPRDRQASFEPQLVAKHQTRWTGFDDKVISLYARGLSVREIQAHLQEMYGTEVSPSLISAITDAVSDEVKLWQARPLDALYPILYLDCIHVKVRDAGAVRNKAVYLAIGVNMAGHKEVLGLWIAQTEGAKFWLQVVTELKNRGVQDIFIACVDGLKGFPEAIETVYPKAVVQLCIVHMVRNSLNFVSWKRQKEVAADLKLIYTSATAELAEQRLCEFEAKWDAEYQSISLSWRRNWARVIPFFDYPAEIRKVIYTTNAIESINMSLRKVIKTRASFPTDEAVMKLFYLALNNISKKWTMPIRDWKAALNRFNIQFEDRLLTV
- a CDS encoding DUF6124 family protein — translated: MKKHSPNPPDSSPDLATDTPDLSKLSEVTEPLVSARLRNPRLPDPVSHVFTILPDIDTPSLLAHACETLASLNVMSTDLACDLESSRRNVALAIQQLAVVAELLVNRALDNLDPPDGLPENPSASHP
- a CDS encoding transcriptional regulator, yielding MDYSLLAWRLGKHIREKRINRGYTQAKLAGLTRQKIIAVEKGALCVSMVAYARVLGALDCELTVIPAAMPTLEELAELF